CTTGGTATAGTAGCGCACGGGCTTGCTCGGCTTCACCAATGTAAAAGTAGGCCAGTGCTAAATTATTATAAGCGTTCCACAAGTCCGGAAATTCCTCTATTGTCTGCTCCAACACTTCAATTGCAGACTGAAAATTACCTTGTTCCATTAGACGACGTGCTTTTTCTTGTGCCACGAGCTTCTCGCCATCATACTCATCCATATCTTCGATTGCCTCTGATTCCGATACATAATCAAAGAAGTCCAAAATTTCTGTTGCATCTTCAATATATGTACCATTTGGATCCATCTCTAAATATTTCGCTGCGTATTTTTGTGCATCTGCAATATGTCCGATACAGCCTGAAACTTCAGCTAACATAAATACAATTTCTGCCTCATTTTGCTCAATACTATATGCTGTATGAATCAATTCATAAGCATGGTCGAAATTTTGTAATTCCATTTCTAAAATCCCATATTGTAATAACACATGTGCGTCATCCGGGCTTAAATCTGCGGCACGTTTAATGTACTTATACGCCTTATCCATTTCATCACGATCTATCGCTTTTAATGCTTTATTGTAGTAATAATCACCATTCGGAACAAACGACACGACATTAGTAGATTTTTCTTTTAAACGTTTATTTTCCAATAAAATTCCTCCGAGTAAATTTCCGTTCGTTTACTTTATATGAAAGGCTATACTTGTTTTTATACAAAGAAATAAGGAACGAGCATGATGTCGTTCCTTAATCAATTCTTATTATTATAGCATATTTATGCTCATTAGCATAAAACCTCACATTACAAAGTCGTGAAATTTGCTCATTATTTTTGTGGTTTTTTACCTTCGTGACGTTTTTGTAGTACTTCTAACACCTCATACACATCTATTTTTTGTTCCTGTAGTAAAACTAATAGGTGATAAATGAGGTCTGCTGCTTCCCATTTTACTTCTTCTTTATCACGATTTTTCGCACCAATTACTACTTCAGTCGCTTCTTCCCCTACTTTTTTACAAATTTTATCGATTCCTTTTTCAAATAGGTACGTAGTATATGCGCCTTCTGGCATATCGATTTCGCGCTGTTTAATAACTTCAACTAATTGCGGTAAAATCGCCACTGACCCTGGGTGTGCGTTATCTACAATTGTTTCAGTGAAGCATGATGTTGTACCGTTATGGCAAGCTGGGCCTTCCGGAAGCACCTCGATTACTAATGCGTCTTGATCACAGTCCGCTTTAATCGACACAACTTGTTGCGTATTACCGCTTGTTGCACCTTTATGCCATAATTCGTTGCGTGAGCGAGAGAAGAACCATGTCTCGTTCGTTTCAATCGTTTTTTGTAATGATTCCTCGTTCATGTAAGCTACTGTTAATACTTCTTTTGTTTGTGCATCTTGGACTACGGCAGGAATTAATCCTTGCTCATTAAACTTTACATTCATCGTACGTAAACCCCTTTTTGTTGTAAGTAGCTTTTTACTTCGGCTACGCTCGTTTCTTTATAGTGGAAAATGCTCGCAGCAAGTGCAGCATCTGTATCAACATCTTGAAGTACTTCACGGAAGTGTTCAGCATTACCAGCACCGCCACTTGCAATAACCGGTACAGTTACAGCATTGCGTACCGCTTTTGTAAGAGCCAAATCGAAACCCGATTTTTCGCCGTCTTGATTCATCGACGTTAGTAAAATTTCACCCGCACCAAGTCGAACTGCTTCTTTTGCCCATTCTACTGCTTTCCACTCGGTTTTATTGCGACCGCCATGTGTATAAACCATCCATGTCTCATCTTCTTCCGAGTAACGCGCATCAATCGCACAAACGATGCACTGTGCACCGAAATAATCAGAGCCCTCTTTTATTAACTCAGGACGTTCTAACGCAGAGGTATTCACCGATACTTTATCTGCACCTGCACGTAAAATACGTTTCATGTCATCTAATGTACGAATGCCACCACCAACTGTAAATGGAATGGCTAATGTGGACGCTGTTTGGCGTACCACGTCCACCATCGTTTCGCGCCCTTCATGTGAGGCCGATATATCTAAAAATACAAGCTCATCAGCACCTTGCTCATCGTAAAACTTTGCAAGCTCAACTGGATCACCTGCATCTCTGAGCTCCACAAACTGTATACCTTTTACAACACGGCCTTCTTTTACATCGAGGCACGGAATTATTCGCTTCGTTAACATACTGTATCCATAACCCCTTTCGCCCATGCTGTTAATAAGTGAACACCAAACTGACCTGATTTTTCAGGATGGAACTGCATACCTGTAAAGTTTTCCGCTGAAACAATTCCTGGTACCTGTAAATTTTCATAATCCGCATAAGCAACAAGTTCATCGACATTCATATCGCTCGCATAAAATGAGTGCACGAAATACACATGACGCGCTTCTGGTAATGATTGCTCATTTAGCCAATCTGGTGTTTGTAGTAATTCTAAATTATTCCATCCCATATGTGGAATGCGCGAAACTCCCTCAAAACGCTTTATACGTCCAGTGAAAATGCCAAGTCCCTTTGTTGGTGTAACTTCATCACTTTCTTCAAATAACAGCTGCATCCCTAAACAAATGCCTAGTAGCGGCTTTTTTGTTGTTTGAATGAAATCGATTAGATCCGTTTCTTCTAGGCGTTTCATTGCATCTGGAAATGCGCCAACACCTGGTAGTAATAATGCATCAACTGCTTGCAATTGCGTTTTATCACTTGTAACAACAACTTCAGCATCAAGCTTTTTTAACGCCTGCTCAACGCTGAAAAGATTTCCCATTCCGTAGTCAATTACACCAATTTTCACGTTAACAGCCCCTTCGTTGATGGCACACCTTTTACGCGTGGGTCAATTTGGATTGCATCATCTAACGCACGTGCTACTGCTTTAAAGATGGCCTCAATAATATGGTGTGTATTAAGACCATAAGGCACGATAACATGCAAATTAATGCGAGCCTCTAATGCAAACTTCCATAAAAATTCATGTACTAATTCTGTATCAAATGTGCCAACTTTAGCATTGAGAGTTGGTGTCACACGATACTCTAAATGTGGGCGATTCGAACAATCAACTATAACTTGCGCTAACGCGTCATCCATTGGCACAAAGGCATTCCCATAACGTTTAATCCCTTTTTTGTCACCTAATGCTTCGCGGAATACTTGACCTAATACGATACCGATGTCTTCTGTTGTATGGTGATCGTCAATCCACGTGTCGCCAGTGGCAAAAATTTTGCCATCAAACAAACCGTGCTTAATGAAAAGGTCGAGCATATGGTCCATAAAACCAACACCTGTTTTAATTTCTGCTTGACCTGTACCGTCTAAATTTAGTTCTACTGTGATTTTTGTTTCATTCGTACTTCGATCGATTTTTGCAAAACGCATTATGCTTCGTCTCCTTTATCCCATCCACGTGATTCTACTGCGCGCGCATGTCCTTCTAACCCTTCTAAACGAGCTAGTCGAGCAATTTTTTTCGCATTTTGTTGCCAAGTTTTTTGGCTATAATACACAACGCTCGTTCGTTTTATGAAATCATCAACATTTAAGCCACTTGCAAAACGTGCTGTTGAGTTTGTTGGTAACACGTGGTTTGTTCCTGCAAAGTAATCTCCAACCGGTTCTGAGCTATAACGCCCGATGAAAATCGCACCTGCATGCGTAATCATCTTTGATACTTGCTCTGCATTTTCCGTTACAACTTCTAGATGCTCAGGCGCTAAAGAGTTTACCGCACGCACCGCTTCTTCTATTGATTCTGCCACATATATTTGACCAAAGTTTTCAATCGCTTTACGTGCGATTGCTTCACGTGGTAATCTACTTAACTGTATTTCAACTTGCTCTGCTACTTCATCGGCTAAATCATCACTCGTCGTAATTAATACTGCGCACGCTAATGTATCATGCTCGGCTTGTGATAAAAGATCCGCTGCAATTTCATCAGCATAGGCTGTATCATCCGCTAATACGCAAATTTCTGAAGGACCAGCAATCATATCAATCGCCACTTCACCGAACACTTCACGTTTTGCTAAGGCGACGTAAATATTACCAGGACCTGTAATTTTATCAACCGGTGCAATCGTTTCTGTACCATAAGCAAGTGCGGCAATCGCCTGTGCACCGCCCGCTTTATAAATTTCAGAAACCCCTAAAATATATGCCGCTACTAGCACGGCTTCTGGTAATTTACCACACTTACCAGCAGGTGATGTAATAACAATTCGTTTTACGCCCGCTACTTGCGCGGGAATCACATTCATTAGTACCGAAGATGGATATGCTGCTGAACCACCTGGTACATATAAACCAACCGCATCAAGTGCTGTAATACGCTGCGCTAAATAAGAACCATCAGCAAGCGGTAATTGGAATCCGTTACGCTTTTGTTCATTATGATACAGACGAATATTATGAGCCGCTTCTTGTAAATCCATATATAATTGGGAGTCAAAATTATTTACTGCATCTGTAATTTCCTGCTTAGTCACACGTAAATTTTCTGGTGCGAAACCGTCCCATTTTTCACTATAGTATTTAATCGCCGTATCGCCTTTTGCACGAACATCCGCAATTACTTCCCGTACAGTTTGCAGTTGTTGTTCATTGCCCTGCTCTAGCTGGCGTTTTAACGAAATATCACTTGTTAACGTTGTAATTTTCATAAAGCTGCCTCTCTTATTTCACACATTTTTTTAATCGTGTTACTAAATCTTGAATACGCTCGCTCTTCATACGGTAGCTCACTGGGTTTGCGATTAAACGCGAAGATACTTCTGCAATACGCTCGTATTCAACTAAGCCATTTTCCTTTAATGTACGCCCTGTTGATACGATATCGACAATACGATCCGATAACCCAATCATTGGTGCTAATTCAATCGAACCGTTTAATTCGATAATTTCCACTTGCTCGCCAATTCCCTTGTAATATTTCATCGCGATGTTTGGATATTTTGTCGCTATGCGTGGTGCAATTTCGTTCATTGTTGTATTGGGTAACCCAGCTGATGCGATATAGCATTCACTAATTTTTAAATCGAGTAGCTCATGGACTGTACGTGCTTGTTCGAGTAACACGTCCTTACCAGCAATGCCGATATCTGCAACGCCATGCTCTACATAAACCGGTACGTCCATTGGCTTTGCTAAAATGAAGCTAATTTGTTCTTCTGGAATTTCAATCATCAGCTTGCGTGTCATTTCTACTTCTTCTGGAAGGTTAAAGCCTGCTTCTTGTAACATCACATATGCTTCTTCAAAAATACGACCTTTTGGCATCGCAATAGTTAGTGCTTTCATGCTTATGCCTCCTTGCTTTTAAATTCGTTTACTAGTTTAAATTGTGCTTTAAGTGCATTCACATTTTCGATACCTTCATATGCTTGGAATGTCACTTGTTTACCTTGTTCACGTAAAAGTTGCGCCTGTATCAATGCTTCAGAAAAACGCTCCGCTGAGAATAATACAAGCACATCATTGTTGTCGATTTCGATTTTTGGCATCGCTTCAAAAACACGATCTACACGTAAGCCAAAGCCTGTTGCACCAACCTGTGAACCGAAATGCTCTAAGAGTCCATCATAGCGACCACCATTACCTAATGGGAATCCACTCCCTGATGCGAACACTTCAAATAACATCCCTGTGTAATAGCTCATATGACTTGAAAGTGTAAAATCAAAGGCGATATACGGCTCATAACCCGCAGCATCTAAAATACGCGATAAATTACGCATATATTCAAGTGCATCGTTTTTACGTACATATTTTTCAATTGCTTCAATTGAAGGTAGGCTAATCGCTTCTTCAATGTAAGCCAGTAAAGCATCCGATTTTGTTTTCGGTAAATCAAAAGCAAGTACCGCCTCTTCAAAGCCTACATAATTGCGTTTTACAAGTAGTTCATTTAACGCCTTTGCTTGTTGTTCACTTTCTGTATAGTCTTTTAAAATGCAACTTAATACACCTGCATGACCAATTGTTACTTTGAAATCTTCAATGTTATAGGCCTTTACTAAATCAATCGCTGTCATAATGACTTCTGCATCAGCAAAAACACTTGAATCTCCAATTAGTTCGATGCCCATTTGATCGAATTCTGCTGGGCGTCCACCTTCGCGCTGTTGTGCACGAAACACATTGGCAAAATAAGCTAGGCGTTGTGGAATTTTTTCTTTTAATAATTTCGATGTCGCTATACGCGCAATCGGTGTTGTCATATCTGGTCGTAATACAAGCGTATTCCCTTGACTATCGACTAATTTAAAAAGACGCGCATCTGAAATTGCCGATGCTTTGCCGACTGTATCGTAATATTCAACAGAAGGTGTAATAATAAACTCGTACCCGCGTCCTCGAAGTAGCTCTCGTCCTGTTGAACGGATTTGTTCTAGTTTTTCGTAGATATCGGGAAATGTATCGCGCATCCCAAGAGGTTTTTCAAACTTTTTAATTGATGACATTTTGACACATCCTAAACTTTAAATAAGATTTCCGTTCTGATTACCACTTTAATCTGCTAGAGTGATAAATCATTAGTGTATGAAAGTATTTTACTGCTAGAACTGATTACCGTCAACCCACTATTCTTAATAGATTTATTAAATAGAATTTTCTGATATATTTTATTATACACCAATTTATAGCCAACTTTGATGAGACATACCGGATTCCATTACTTCATTAGTATTTGTGCGCAAGAAAAAAGCAAAACCTCTAAAATGAGATTTTGCTTTTGTATTATTTATTTTGCCAAACTGGGTTGTCTGATCTTTTACGCTCTGCCATCTCTTCCGCAGTAAAAATAATACGCATTGGATTTCCACCAGCCATCGCACCAGCCGGTACATCTTTATGAACAAGCGTCGCGGCTGAAACGATCGCACCGTCACCTATTTTAACTCCCGGTAAAATGGTTGAATTTGCACCAATCATGACATGACTTCCAATTTCAACATCACCTAACCGATATTCTTCAATCAAATATTCATGCGCTAATATTGTCGTATTAAAACCTATTATCGTGTTATCACCAACTGAAATTCGTTCCGGAAACATCGAATCTGGCATGACCATTAACGCTAATGACGTTTGTTTACCAATTTTCATTTTTAAAAAAGTACGGTATAACCAGTTTTTCATTGATAAAAATGGTGTGATTCGACCAATTTGAATAACCGTAAAGCATTTCATAACTTTCCAAAACGACACCGTCTCATAGACATTCCATAATGAATTCGCACCTTGTACACGGTAGCGCTCCGTTCGTCTCATCGCTATTCCCCTTTCACAATTTCAAGTAAGTCGCGCATATGATGCAGCATATATGTCGGTTCAAAAGTTTTTAAAAATTCGACACCTTTTGCAGACCATGCCACCCCTGCTGTACGCACACCAGCATTTTTTCCCCCTTCAATATCATGCGAATTATCACCAATCATAATCGCTTCTTCTTTTGGTACTCCTAATTTTTCTAGTGCTAATAATACTGGTTCAGGATGCGGCTTTACATGCTCGACATCATCTACGCCTACAATCACTTCAAATAAGTGCTCTGCTTTTAAGATATTTAAGCCACGTGCTAAGCCCTCACCACTTTTTGTCGAAACAATTGCTAATTTAATACCCATTTTATGAAGCGCTTCTAATGTTTCGAGTACAGCATCATAGCCTGTGACAAGTGCGTCGTGATTCGCTGCATTCCATTCTTTATACTTAGCAATCATCTCATCGGTTTCACCTGGCGTTAATTCGTCAAATGTCTGCTTCAATGACGGACCAATGAATTGTAAGCAGTCTTGTGTCGAATATTTCCCCGGAAATTTTTCGTCAAAAATATACATAAACGTTTGAACGATTAAGTCATTGGTATTTAATAACGTACCATCAAAATCAAATAATAGTGCGGTTGTTTTCATTTTATTGCCTCTTTCTTGTAAAAAACCGTTCGCATCAATTGCAAACGGTCTACATCATTATTTCTTTTTCGTTTGTTTTTTCTTCGCCGGTGTTGTCGTTGCTTTATCTTTATCTAAATAATGAATAGCAGGTTTCACATTCACACGGCGGTAAATAATACAAATTAATCCGACTGCAAAGCCAATGATCGAAACAACTTGCGCTGAACGTAAGTCACCTACTAAATATAAGCTGTCGGTACGTAAACCTTCAATAAAGAAGCGTCCAAACGAATACCACATTAAATAGAAGAAAAACATTTCGCCGCGACGCCAGTTCCACTTGCGCGCGAATAATAAAATAATAAGGCCGATGACATTCCATAATGACTCATATAAGAATGTTGGATGAACATATGTACCATCTTCTTTAATATACATTTGCTCAATAATCCAGTTTGGTAAAAATAAATTTTCTAAAAAACTGCGGCTAACAGGCCCACCATATGCTTCTTGATTGACAAAGTTGCCCCAACGACCAATAATTTGACCAATCAAAATACTCGGTGCAGCGATATCTGCCAAATGTAAAAAACTCGTTTTACGTTTTCTCGTAAAAATGTAAGCCGTAATAAATGCTCCAATTAGCGCTCCATGAATGGCAATTCCACCATTCCAAATTTCAATAATACGGCCTGGATTTTGGCTATAATAATCCCATTTCATTGAAACATAATAGATACGCGCACATAAAATCGAAATCGGCACTGCCCAAAGTAATAAATCAGCAATATACTCTGAATCATAACCATGGCGCACCGATTCACGCTGCGCAATAAAATAAGCAAGTACAATTCCTAATCCAATTAAAATTCCGTACCAGTACACCGGGATAGGTCCCAAATGAAAGGCAACAGGGTTAATGGCTAAAACAACTGATGACATAATATTCTCCCTTCAATTACAGCATTATCACGTAGACGAATATGTAGTTCCATAAATGGTTTAAAAATCATCCATTTCATCTCTAGGGACGAGCATATCATCTAATCGACGTGAAAATTCCTCCGCTGCATTCACACCCATTTTTTTCAGGCGATAATTCATTGCAGCAACTTCAATAATTACTGATACATTTCGTCCAGGCTGTACTGGAACGGTTAGCTTTGTAACCTCGGTATCAATAATTCTCATTTTTTCTTCATCTAATCCTAGACGATCGTAAAACTTATCAGGATCCCAGTTCTCTAGTTCAATAATTAATGTAATGCGTTTATACGGACGCACAGCACTTGCACCAAATAACGTCATAATATCAATTATACCAATACCACGAATTTCAAGTAAGTGTTCCAGTAATGGCGGTGGACTACCAATTAACATGTTTTCACCTTCTTGGCGAATTTCCACACTATCATCGGCAACAAGACGATGACCTTTTTTCACAAGTTCAAGTGCAGTTTCACTTTTCCCTACACCACTTTTCCCCATAATTAATACGCCAATACCATATACATCGACAAGTACACCATGCATCGCTGTCGTTGGTGCTAACTTACTTTCTAAAAAGTTCGTTAATCGGCTTGAAAAACGAGTTGTTGTTAGGGACGTGATCAGTACAGGCACATGATTTTCATTGGAAGCATCGATCAATTCCTGTGGTACTTCCAAACCACGTGAAATAATAATTGCTGGTGTTTGCTCAGAACATAAACGCTTCATGCGGCTTACTTTTTCATCTTTAGGCAGCATTTCAAAAAACGATAGCTCGGTTTTTCCTAACAATTGCACACGATTTGCCGGATAGTGTGTGAAATAACCTGCCATCTCTAGCCCTGGACGGGAAATATCACTTGTAGTAATATAGCGCCCAATTCCTACTTCTCCACTTACTAATTCCAACTGAAATTTTTCCATAACATCTCTTGTGATTACTTGAATCATGAATTCGATACTCTCCTATCTTCAACCCATCTCCACTGTATTTTAACATGTAACCAACAATTGCTATATAATCTGAACTTAAATTTTTGAAAATAAAAACGATGAAGCCTATTCGCCCCATCGTTTATAGATAAATTACTTTAATCCTGATAAATATTCAGCTGCAGCTTCAGCTTTTTCTCCTTTAATGATACCAGGAGGCATGCGATCCTTACCATTTAAAATAATATCTAAAATCTCTTCTTGTGTATATTTTGCGCCTAATTTATCTAACGCTGGCGCACTGCCACCTTGTAATTGACCACCGTGACAAGTTGCACATGATTGCTGCACGACTTTTTTACCATCTAATTCTGCTGTTTCACCATTTGATGATTCTGAATCACCGCCACCACATGCTGCTAAAAATAGTGCAGACCCTAATACAATTGTAGAAAGTAATCTTTTCTTCATTCTGAACCCCTCCAAAAATGAACTTTTCTATTCGTTTCCCAGTATACCAAATTTACGCTCTTTTGAAACCTTCCCCCAAGACTTCATATGCATCCGATACGATAACAAACGCTTGAGGGTCAACATCTTCTATCACTTGTTTCAACTTTGTGAACTCTGTTTGATAGACAACAACCATTAGTACTGGGCGATTTTCACCTGTATAGCCGCCAATCGCAGACAGCTTCGTAACACCCCGGTTAACATCTTTATAAATTGCATCACGCACTTCGTTTTCCCTTTGTGTAATAATATAGACCATTTTAGATTGACTAAAACCGAGTTGAATAATATCAATTGTTTTTGTCGTCACATAAAGGCCAATAAGTGCATATAACCCTTTTTCTAAATCAAATACAATTGCCGCGCTTATCGCAATAATTCCGTCAATTAACAGCACGCTCGTCCCAAGGGTTAGACCCGTA
This portion of the Solibacillus daqui genome encodes:
- a CDS encoding acyltransferase → MRRTERYRVQGANSLWNVYETVSFWKVMKCFTVIQIGRITPFLSMKNWLYRTFLKMKIGKQTSLALMVMPDSMFPERISVGDNTIIGFNTTILAHEYLIEEYRLGDVEIGSHVMIGANSTILPGVKIGDGAIVSAATLVHKDVPAGAMAGGNPMRIIFTAEEMAERKRSDNPVWQNK
- the hisB gene encoding imidazoleglycerol-phosphate dehydratase HisB, with translation MRFAKIDRSTNETKITVELNLDGTGQAEIKTGVGFMDHMLDLFIKHGLFDGKIFATGDTWIDDHHTTEDIGIVLGQVFREALGDKKGIKRYGNAFVPMDDALAQVIVDCSNRPHLEYRVTPTLNAKVGTFDTELVHEFLWKFALEARINLHVIVPYGLNTHHIIEAIFKAVARALDDAIQIDPRVKGVPSTKGLLT
- a CDS encoding ATP phosphoribosyltransferase regulatory subunit, with translation MSSIKKFEKPLGMRDTFPDIYEKLEQIRSTGRELLRGRGYEFIITPSVEYYDTVGKASAISDARLFKLVDSQGNTLVLRPDMTTPIARIATSKLLKEKIPQRLAYFANVFRAQQREGGRPAEFDQMGIELIGDSSVFADAEVIMTAIDLVKAYNIEDFKVTIGHAGVLSCILKDYTESEQQAKALNELLVKRNYVGFEEAVLAFDLPKTKSDALLAYIEEAISLPSIEAIEKYVRKNDALEYMRNLSRILDAAGYEPYIAFDFTLSSHMSYYTGMLFEVFASGSGFPLGNGGRYDGLLEHFGSQVGATGFGLRVDRVFEAMPKIEIDNNDVLVLFSAERFSEALIQAQLLREQGKQVTFQAYEGIENVNALKAQFKLVNEFKSKEA
- the cccB gene encoding cytochrome c551, whose product is MKKRLLSTIVLGSALFLAACGGGDSESSNGETAELDGKKVVQQSCATCHGGQLQGGSAPALDKLGAKYTQEEILDIILNGKDRMPPGIIKGEKAEAAAEYLSGLK
- the lgt gene encoding prolipoprotein diacylglyceryl transferase translates to MSSVVLAINPVAFHLGPIPVYWYGILIGLGIVLAYFIAQRESVRHGYDSEYIADLLLWAVPISILCARIYYVSMKWDYYSQNPGRIIEIWNGGIAIHGALIGAFITAYIFTRKRKTSFLHLADIAAPSILIGQIIGRWGNFVNQEAYGGPVSRSFLENLFLPNWIIEQMYIKEDGTYVHPTFLYESLWNVIGLIILLFARKWNWRRGEMFFFYLMWYSFGRFFIEGLRTDSLYLVGDLRSAQVVSIIGFAVGLICIIYRRVNVKPAIHYLDKDKATTTPAKKKQTKKK
- the hisH gene encoding imidazole glycerol phosphate synthase subunit HisH, which gives rise to MKIGVIDYGMGNLFSVEQALKKLDAEVVVTSDKTQLQAVDALLLPGVGAFPDAMKRLEETDLIDFIQTTKKPLLGICLGMQLLFEESDEVTPTKGLGIFTGRIKRFEGVSRIPHMGWNNLELLQTPDWLNEQSLPEARHVYFVHSFYASDMNVDELVAYADYENLQVPGIVSAENFTGMQFHPEKSGQFGVHLLTAWAKGVMDTVC
- the hisF gene encoding imidazole glycerol phosphate synthase subunit HisF, whose translation is MLTKRIIPCLDVKEGRVVKGIQFVELRDAGDPVELAKFYDEQGADELVFLDISASHEGRETMVDVVRQTASTLAIPFTVGGGIRTLDDMKRILRAGADKVSVNTSALERPELIKEGSDYFGAQCIVCAIDARYSEEDETWMVYTHGGRNKTEWKAVEWAKEAVRLGAGEILLTSMNQDGEKSGFDLALTKAVRNAVTVPVIASGGAGNAEHFREVLQDVDTDAALAASIFHYKETSVAEVKSYLQQKGVYVR
- the hprK gene encoding HPr(Ser) kinase/phosphatase; protein product: MIQVITRDVMEKFQLELVSGEVGIGRYITTSDISRPGLEMAGYFTHYPANRVQLLGKTELSFFEMLPKDEKVSRMKRLCSEQTPAIIISRGLEVPQELIDASNENHVPVLITSLTTTRFSSRLTNFLESKLAPTTAMHGVLVDVYGIGVLIMGKSGVGKSETALELVKKGHRLVADDSVEIRQEGENMLIGSPPPLLEHLLEIRGIGIIDIMTLFGASAVRPYKRITLIIELENWDPDKFYDRLGLDEEKMRIIDTEVTKLTVPVQPGRNVSVIIEVAAMNYRLKKMGVNAAEEFSRRLDDMLVPRDEMDDF
- the hisG gene encoding ATP phosphoribosyltransferase; its protein translation is MKALTIAMPKGRIFEEAYVMLQEAGFNLPEEVEMTRKLMIEIPEEQISFILAKPMDVPVYVEHGVADIGIAGKDVLLEQARTVHELLDLKISECYIASAGLPNTTMNEIAPRIATKYPNIAMKYYKGIGEQVEIIELNGSIELAPMIGLSDRIVDIVSTGRTLKENGLVEYERIAEVSSRLIANPVSYRMKSERIQDLVTRLKKCVK
- the hisIE gene encoding bifunctional phosphoribosyl-AMP cyclohydrolase/phosphoribosyl-ATP diphosphatase HisIE gives rise to the protein MNVKFNEQGLIPAVVQDAQTKEVLTVAYMNEESLQKTIETNETWFFSRSRNELWHKGATSGNTQQVVSIKADCDQDALVIEVLPEGPACHNGTTSCFTETIVDNAHPGSVAILPQLVEVIKQREIDMPEGAYTTYLFEKGIDKICKKVGEEATEVVIGAKNRDKEEVKWEAADLIYHLLVLLQEQKIDVYEVLEVLQKRHEGKKPQK
- the hisD gene encoding histidinol dehydrogenase; amino-acid sequence: MKITTLTSDISLKRQLEQGNEQQLQTVREVIADVRAKGDTAIKYYSEKWDGFAPENLRVTKQEITDAVNNFDSQLYMDLQEAAHNIRLYHNEQKRNGFQLPLADGSYLAQRITALDAVGLYVPGGSAAYPSSVLMNVIPAQVAGVKRIVITSPAGKCGKLPEAVLVAAYILGVSEIYKAGGAQAIAALAYGTETIAPVDKITGPGNIYVALAKREVFGEVAIDMIAGPSEICVLADDTAYADEIAADLLSQAEHDTLACAVLITTSDDLADEVAEQVEIQLSRLPREAIARKAIENFGQIYVAESIEEAVRAVNSLAPEHLEVVTENAEQVSKMITHAGAIFIGRYSSEPVGDYFAGTNHVLPTNSTARFASGLNVDDFIKRTSVVYYSQKTWQQNAKKIARLARLEGLEGHARAVESRGWDKGDEA
- the ppaX gene encoding pyrophosphatase PpaX; amino-acid sequence: MKTTALLFDFDGTLLNTNDLIVQTFMYIFDEKFPGKYSTQDCLQFIGPSLKQTFDELTPGETDEMIAKYKEWNAANHDALVTGYDAVLETLEALHKMGIKLAIVSTKSGEGLARGLNILKAEHLFEVIVGVDDVEHVKPHPEPVLLALEKLGVPKEEAIMIGDNSHDIEGGKNAGVRTAGVAWSAKGVEFLKTFEPTYMLHHMRDLLEIVKGE